A section of the Telopea speciosissima isolate NSW1024214 ecotype Mountain lineage chromosome 3, Tspe_v1, whole genome shotgun sequence genome encodes:
- the LOC122653728 gene encoding protein NUCLEAR FUSION DEFECTIVE 4-like translates to MLPLRDRIKVFINNRWLVFVAAMWIQSCAGIGYLFGSISPVIKASLGYNQKQLARLGVAKDLGDSVGFLAGSLCEVLPLWGVLLIGALQNFVGYGWVWLIVTNGVPTMPLWVMCILIFVGTNGETYLNTAALVSCVQNFPKNRGPVVGILKGFAGLGGAILTQIYAMIKVPDEAAIIFMVAVGPTMVVITLMLLIRPVGGHRQCRPSDDLNFTFIYSVCLLLAAYLMGVMIVEDTVDLNHTVITLFTILLFVLLLLPIVIPILLSFSSEQRPIEESLLPVPQKEESSKSGHDVNEVIFSELEDEKPMEVDLLPASERQKRIAQLQSKLFQAAAKGAVRVKRRKGPHRGEDFTLMQALIKADFWLIFLSLLLGSGSGLTVIDNLGQMSQSLGYENTHVFVSMISIWNFLGRIGGGYFSEIIVRDYAYPRPVAMAVAQGIMAVGHFFFAMGWPGVMYVGTLLIGLGYGAHWAIVPATASELFGLKKFAALYNFLTLANPAGSLLFSGLIASSIYDYEAEKQAQMHYQPHQNSYSLHRMLDVALGVENTLKCKGTICFFFTSLIMSGLCIIAVVLSLILVRRTKIVYTHLYGKSRT, encoded by the exons ATGCTTCCATTAAGGGATAGGATTAAGGTGTTTATCAATAACCGATGGCTTGTGTTTGTGGCGGCAATGTGGATTCAATCTTGCGCTGGAATTGGGTACTTGTTTGGGAGTATTTCGCCAGTGATAAAGGCCTCTCTGGGCTACAACCAGAAGCAGCTTGCGAGGTTGGGAGTGGCGAAGGATCTTGGGGATAGTGTTGGATTCCTTGCAGGCAGTTTGTGTGAAGTATTGCCGCTTTGGGGGGTTCTACTCATCGGTGCTCTTCAGAATTTTGTTGGGTATGGATGGGTTTGGCTCATCGTAACTAATGGAGTTCCGACGATGCCTTTATGGGTG ATGTGTATTCTTATATTTGTGGGAACAAATGGCGAGACCTATCTCAATACAGCAGCTCTAGTTTCATGCGTGCAGAACTTCCCCAAAAACCGGGGTCCTGTGGTGGGGATTCTGAAGGGGTTTGCTGGGTTGGGTGGTGCAATTTTGACCCAGATATATGCTATGATCAAAGTTCCTGATGAAGCAGCGATCATCTTCATGGTTGCCGTTGGGCCAACCATGGTGGTTATAACGCTGATGCTCCTTATTAGACCTGTTGGAGGTCACAGACAGTGTCGGCCATCTGATGATCTGAATTTCACATTTATTTACAGTGTCTGCCTCCTTTTGGCTGCTTATTTGATGGGGGTCATGATTGTTGAAGATACTGTCGATCTGAACCACACTGTGATCACCTTGTTCACAATTTTGTTGTTTGTCCTCCTATTGCTTCCTATTGTAATTCCCATCCTATTGAGCTTTTCTTCAGAGCAGAGACCCATTGAAGAGAGCCTTCTCCCTGTGCCTCAGAAAGAAGAATCTAGCAAATCTGGCCACGATGTAAATGAGGTTATTTTCAGTGAGCTGGAGGATGAGAAACCAATGGAAGTAGACTTGCTTCCTGCATCAGAGAGGCAAAAGAGAATTGCGCAGTTGCAATCAAAACTGTTCCAAGCAGCTGCAAAAGGGGCAGTGAGAGTCAAGAGAAGGAAAGGTCCACATAGAGGGGAGGATTTTACATTGATGCAGGCATTGATAAAGGCAGACTTTTGGCttatttttctctcccttttattGGGTTCAGGTTCTGGTTTGACTGTGATTGATAATCTCGGTCAGATGAGTCAATCTTTAGGGTATGAAAATACACATGTATTTGTATCCATGATCAGCATATGGAACTTTCTTGGCCGTATCGGTGGTGGTTACTTCTCTGAAATCATCGTAAG GGATTATGCATATCCAAGGCCAGTGGCCATGGCTGTAGCTCAAGGCATCATGGCAGTTGGGCACTTCTTCTTTGCTATGGGGTGGCCTGGTGTAATGTATGTTGGTACCCTGTTGATTGGACTAGGTTATGGAGCTCATTGGGCAATCGTTCCAGCAACAGCCTCTGAGTTGTTTGGCTTGAAAAAGTTTGCGGCTCTGTACAATTTCCTCACATTGGCAAATCCTGCTGGATCACTGCTCTTCTCTGGTCTCATTGCTAGCAGCATATATGATTATGAAGCAGAGAAGCAAGCTCAGATGCATTATCAGCCACACCAGAATTCGTATTCTCTCCATAGGATGCTTGACGTAGCACTTGGAGTGGAAAATACATTGAAGTGCAAGGGTACCatatgttttttctttacttCCCTGATAATGTCTGGACTTTGCATCATTGCAGTAGTCTTGAGTTTGATTCTTGTCCGTCGCACCAAGATTGTCTACACACACCTCTACGGAAAATCACGTACTTAA